The following proteins are encoded in a genomic region of Stutzerimonas balearica DSM 6083:
- a CDS encoding MerR family transcriptional regulator, with amino-acid sequence MSAVTAIQYTQDQMRTLTGVSVETVRHWRKTVPYLASKTGKAARFTFADLLGLAVTNELVSSLGVHIATVSVGVDALFRLLGTSSALALNGSVAFVTATSATLCDIGPEGIGPAPTQPTLVIPLDPLIMRLQQHMLPIVPTPSQAALPFPPEAIRSRA; translated from the coding sequence ATGTCTGCCGTCACCGCCATCCAGTACACTCAGGACCAGATGCGCACGCTAACCGGCGTGTCCGTCGAAACGGTGCGGCATTGGCGCAAGACCGTGCCCTACTTGGCGTCCAAGACCGGGAAGGCTGCCCGATTCACCTTCGCGGATCTCCTAGGCTTGGCCGTTACCAATGAGTTGGTCAGCTCGTTGGGAGTGCACATCGCCACCGTCAGCGTCGGCGTTGACGCGCTCTTTCGGTTGCTGGGCACGAGTAGCGCATTGGCGCTGAATGGGTCCGTGGCGTTCGTGACGGCCACTTCGGCGACCCTGTGCGATATCGGCCCCGAGGGGATTGGACCGGCGCCGACGCAACCGACTCTCGTCATCCCGCTCGATCCGTTGATCATGCGGCTTCAGCAGCACATGCTGCCGATCGTCCCGACGCCGAGCCAGGCAGCGTTGCCGTTTCCACCCGAAGCTATCCGGAGTAGGGCGTGA
- a CDS encoding HsdM family class I SAM-dependent methyltransferase: MNTATLEQVLAATGYLPDGQPAPGLRLGAEAQSSRHGRVFVPDALWRSASSLTVYFKFEQSAPADDLVSQWRREVWNEGFAPLLWVISPQRIDLYNGFGTPAKEGDAQRHLIRRFENIEGSLHELDELAGRLAIETGQFWAQVPAIDRKTSVDQKLLSDLGCLERDLVAGNLARDAAQALIGRVIFTQYLIDREIVSAARLKRVCGRTALPAILRDRPATSKLFAWLAQTFNGDMFPPSSVKTTPAAHHLTRVAEFLEAVDPESGQLSFFPYQFDVIPVELISSIYEQFAHAEPQTGGKRTEALRNGVHYTRLSVVSLVLDEVMDGLSGRESVLDLTCGSGVFLVEALRRLVHLRSQGQPPTRELIRSTLYGQVYGVDISEAAIRVAAFSLYLAALELDPDPQPPQSLKFQPLIGRTLLVGDARTVERDGDGKAVLATPAGLKQFDLIVGNPPWSFRGQTGTEARRKTRVAGVPAQPRGEGLDFVLRAAEFSHEKTRFGIILSAMPFFSRSGTGMAAAQHVMRAVAPITLVNLSNLCSWLFATAAMPAVVLFARHRPKQRTDQVTVVQIPWTPSGARTHSFEVAPSDVITLTLDEIQEQPLKLKAAAVGRRRDLLLLDDLTSAHRNLGEQLSLLDTTFQVGLIRGAPENQTRDARPLKGLDVLQVKDMQHFNIPDDLPTFSQSKAQWPRSREIYQAPLLIVKEMLLGSPRVLAAVSERDLVFTNSYFAVSLPRGHTRTAHLLATVLSSAFATWFFYLTAAEFGIYKRKLLARDLSFLPVPNFTSAVKSEAGQRLLQIEKNLRANGTDERGWAELDEAVFDLYELNDADRTVIRDGLLRAGWQWETGRESSVEPSDSRTEVTAYAKTFLSVIEDWLSVRNKRHMRAEVLDLPSSSALRVVRFVLEEGPGNASVSVVAPQGELGEVLARIGRRLKVKIATALSAERELRVHGRNEVVIIKPAARRYWMGIAALEDADAVVAESFSGGKV, encoded by the coding sequence GTGAACACTGCCACGCTGGAACAGGTGCTCGCCGCAACCGGCTACCTGCCGGACGGGCAACCCGCGCCCGGTCTTCGGTTGGGGGCCGAGGCGCAGTCCTCGCGCCACGGCCGCGTTTTTGTTCCGGACGCATTGTGGCGCAGCGCGTCGTCGTTGACCGTCTACTTCAAGTTTGAGCAAAGCGCGCCTGCAGACGATCTGGTCAGCCAGTGGCGACGAGAGGTCTGGAACGAGGGGTTCGCGCCGTTGCTGTGGGTGATCTCGCCGCAGCGTATCGACCTGTACAACGGTTTCGGCACACCCGCGAAAGAAGGCGATGCCCAGAGACATTTGATTCGGCGTTTCGAGAACATCGAAGGTTCGCTTCATGAACTGGACGAGTTGGCCGGCCGACTGGCGATCGAGACGGGCCAATTCTGGGCCCAGGTGCCGGCCATCGATCGCAAGACCAGCGTCGATCAGAAGCTCCTGTCTGACCTTGGATGTCTCGAACGCGATTTGGTCGCAGGCAATCTCGCGCGCGATGCGGCGCAGGCCTTGATTGGGCGCGTGATCTTCACCCAGTACCTGATTGACCGCGAGATCGTCAGTGCGGCGCGGTTGAAGCGGGTATGCGGCCGCACGGCGTTGCCGGCGATCCTGCGCGACCGGCCAGCGACCAGCAAGCTGTTCGCATGGCTGGCCCAGACCTTCAACGGCGATATGTTTCCGCCCTCGTCGGTGAAAACGACACCAGCAGCTCACCATTTGACGCGGGTTGCGGAGTTCCTGGAGGCTGTCGATCCTGAAAGCGGGCAACTCAGCTTCTTCCCGTACCAGTTCGACGTGATTCCGGTCGAGCTCATCAGCTCGATCTACGAGCAGTTTGCACATGCTGAGCCGCAGACTGGAGGAAAGCGCACAGAAGCGTTGCGAAACGGCGTGCACTACACGCGACTGTCCGTCGTCTCGCTGGTCCTCGATGAGGTCATGGATGGTCTATCTGGACGGGAGTCGGTGCTGGATTTGACGTGCGGCTCCGGTGTCTTCCTGGTCGAAGCGCTGCGGCGCTTGGTTCATCTTCGCTCGCAAGGTCAGCCGCCCACGAGGGAGCTGATCCGCTCGACGCTCTACGGGCAGGTGTATGGCGTAGACATTAGCGAAGCCGCGATTCGCGTCGCTGCGTTCAGCCTGTACCTGGCTGCGCTTGAGCTGGACCCTGACCCGCAACCACCGCAGTCCCTGAAGTTCCAGCCATTGATCGGCAGGACATTGCTCGTCGGTGACGCTCGTACTGTCGAACGTGATGGAGATGGCAAGGCCGTGCTGGCGACGCCGGCAGGGCTGAAGCAGTTCGACCTTATCGTGGGCAATCCCCCTTGGAGCTTTAGGGGGCAGACAGGAACCGAAGCGCGGCGCAAGACCAGGGTTGCGGGCGTACCTGCGCAACCGCGCGGTGAAGGCTTGGATTTCGTGTTGCGAGCGGCGGAGTTCTCACATGAGAAGACCCGTTTCGGCATCATTCTTAGCGCGATGCCGTTCTTCAGCCGCAGCGGCACCGGCATGGCAGCAGCTCAGCATGTGATGCGAGCCGTGGCTCCGATCACCTTGGTAAATCTGTCCAATTTGTGCAGTTGGCTCTTCGCGACAGCGGCCATGCCCGCAGTGGTTCTCTTTGCCCGTCATCGACCGAAGCAGCGAACGGATCAGGTCACGGTCGTTCAGATCCCGTGGACGCCCAGCGGTGCAAGGACTCATTCGTTCGAGGTGGCGCCGAGTGACGTCATCACTTTGACACTCGACGAAATCCAAGAACAGCCGTTGAAGCTCAAGGCAGCAGCCGTTGGCCGGCGCCGTGACCTCCTATTGCTGGATGACTTGACTTCGGCCCACAGAAATCTGGGCGAGCAACTCTCATTACTCGACACTACCTTCCAGGTTGGATTGATTCGCGGGGCCCCAGAGAATCAGACGCGCGATGCTCGCCCGCTAAAAGGATTGGATGTACTGCAAGTCAAAGACATGCAGCACTTCAACATTCCCGATGATTTGCCGACTTTCAGCCAATCGAAGGCACAATGGCCACGATCGCGGGAGATATATCAAGCCCCGCTTCTCATCGTGAAGGAAATGCTTCTGGGGAGTCCACGCGTCTTGGCGGCCGTCTCCGAGCGGGATCTCGTCTTCACGAACTCATACTTCGCAGTGTCTCTTCCGAGAGGGCACACGCGGACGGCACATTTGCTTGCCACCGTGTTGAGTTCTGCTTTTGCGACATGGTTCTTCTATCTGACCGCTGCAGAGTTTGGAATCTACAAGAGGAAGCTGCTGGCTCGCGACCTCAGCTTCCTACCGGTGCCTAATTTCACGAGCGCAGTGAAATCTGAGGCTGGCCAGCGCCTGCTGCAGATTGAGAAGAATCTGCGCGCCAACGGCACCGACGAGAGGGGATGGGCTGAACTGGACGAAGCTGTCTTCGATCTGTACGAACTGAACGATGCCGACCGAACTGTCATTCGAGACGGCCTCCTTCGCGCCGGGTGGCAATGGGAAACCGGCCGCGAATCATCCGTGGAGCCATCGGACAGTCGTACTGAGGTCACGGCGTATGCCAAGACGTTCCTGTCCGTTATCGAGGATTGGCTTTCCGTTCGCAATAAGCGGCACATGCGCGCCGAAGTGCTCGACTTGCCAAGCAGTTCGGCCTTGCGCGTCGTGCGCTTTGTCTTGGAAGAAGGGCCGGGTAATGCGAGCGTGAGCGTCGTGGCACCACAAGGCGAATTGGGTGAAGTACTGGCACGTATCGGCAGGCGCCTGAAAGTCAAGATTGCGACCGCGCTCAGTGCAGAGCGGGAATTGCGAGTACACGGACGCAACGAAGTCGTGATCATCAAGCCAGCAGCGCGGCGCTACTGGATGGGCATAGCGGCACTGGAAGATGCCGATGCAGTGGTCGCGGAGAGCTTTTCAGGGGGCAAAGTTTGA
- the radC gene encoding RadC family protein — translation MSLAIADSRPESLTLIAAQHEDWIIQQAITLLENRVFKAGPALGSPAAVRDYLRLKLVAEPNEIFAVVFLDNQHQVLAYEPLFKGTVDQTSVYPRVVVQRALALNASALILAHQHPSGNTEPSAADRVITERLKSALATVDVRVLDHFIVGKGSPYSFAEAGLL, via the coding sequence ATGTCTCTTGCCATCGCCGACTCCCGCCCGGAGTCGCTCACCCTGATCGCCGCCCAGCACGAAGACTGGATCATCCAGCAGGCCATCACCCTGCTGGAGAACCGCGTGTTCAAGGCCGGTCCGGCGCTGGGCAGTCCCGCCGCCGTGCGCGACTACCTGCGCCTGAAACTGGTCGCGGAGCCGAACGAAATCTTCGCCGTCGTGTTTCTCGACAACCAGCACCAGGTGCTCGCCTACGAGCCGCTGTTCAAGGGCACGGTCGACCAGACTTCGGTGTATCCGAGGGTGGTGGTCCAGCGTGCGCTGGCGCTCAACGCTTCGGCGCTGATCCTGGCGCATCAGCATCCCTCGGGGAACACCGAGCCCTCGGCCGCTGATCGTGTGATCACCGAGCGGCTGAAGAGCGCCCTGGCCACCGTCGATGTCCGGGTGCTGGATCACTTCATCGTCGGCAAGGGCAGCCCGTACTCGTTCGCCGAAGCCGGCTTGTTGTAG
- a CDS encoding DsbA family protein, with translation MRLPSFARRHPWIGLLIVVTIAVASWMLLRAPHPATESMPLAAAGSEGPKPAGPPWLYGRADARFTVVGYADLECPYCRAYFPELKRWIDAHPEVNWQWHHLPLSMHEPAATAGARLAECAGETGGHAALWQAVAWLYANTRGDGQGLPEGLRYPDLTPAMQGCLDSERPDAVIRAQAAEAAQQGIAATPALQLRDRESGKTLLLHGPVEGDALLSAIDLLAAGSTTAAEPAHSPDMPAGVAGDMPR, from the coding sequence ATGCGCCTGCCCTCATTCGCCCGCCGTCATCCCTGGATCGGTCTGCTGATCGTGGTGACGATTGCGGTTGCCTCGTGGATGCTGCTGCGCGCGCCGCATCCGGCAACCGAGTCCATGCCCCTGGCCGCCGCCGGGTCCGAGGGGCCGAAACCGGCTGGCCCGCCCTGGCTGTATGGCCGTGCCGATGCGCGCTTCACGGTGGTCGGCTACGCCGACCTGGAGTGTCCGTACTGCCGGGCCTACTTCCCCGAACTCAAGCGCTGGATCGACGCCCATCCCGAGGTGAACTGGCAGTGGCACCACCTGCCGCTGTCCATGCACGAGCCGGCCGCGACTGCCGGGGCACGCCTGGCCGAGTGCGCGGGCGAGACGGGCGGACACGCCGCGCTTTGGCAGGCAGTGGCCTGGCTCTACGCAAACACCCGTGGCGACGGCCAGGGCCTGCCGGAGGGCCTGCGCTATCCCGACCTCACGCCGGCCATGCAGGGTTGTCTCGACAGCGAGCGCCCCGATGCCGTCATCCGTGCCCAGGCGGCGGAAGCAGCACAGCAGGGCATCGCGGCCACGCCGGCCCTGCAACTGCGCGACCGCGAGTCCGGCAAGACCCTCCTGCTGCACGGTCCCGTCGAAGGCGATGCCTTGCTGTCGGCCATCGACCTGCTCGCCGCCGGCAGCACGACCGCGGCCGAACCCGCCCATTCCCCAGACATGCCCGCCGGCGTCGCCGGTGACATGCCCAGGTAG
- a CDS encoding TIGR03757 family integrating conjugative element protein, whose amino-acid sequence MPAPVFKASPRLPTISIAPGLWAVLFMFTQTAAADVLVVTDSRHPVQAPAGVRIIELDQATRIEVELAAHLPADPQQAAAVVRQRLHGGGEALQRRIGHAYQGVADAWGLGIAKIPAVVVDRRYVVYGEPDVPRAVARINAYRSTQP is encoded by the coding sequence ATGCCGGCCCCCGTCTTCAAGGCTTCGCCCCGGCTGCCGACCATCAGCATTGCGCCCGGACTGTGGGCAGTGCTGTTCATGTTTACCCAGACTGCAGCAGCCGACGTGCTCGTCGTCACCGACAGCCGTCATCCGGTGCAGGCCCCGGCCGGCGTGCGGATCATCGAGCTGGACCAGGCCACGCGCATCGAGGTCGAACTCGCCGCGCACCTGCCGGCCGACCCGCAACAGGCCGCAGCCGTGGTGCGGCAGCGGTTGCATGGCGGCGGCGAGGCCCTTCAGCGCCGCATCGGCCACGCCTATCAAGGTGTCGCGGATGCCTGGGGACTGGGCATCGCCAAGATTCCCGCCGTGGTGGTCGATCGACGCTACGTGGTCTACGGCGAGCCCGACGTGCCCCGCGCCGTCGCGCGCATCAACGCCTACCGGAGCACGCAGCCATGA
- a CDS encoding TIGR03756 family integrating conjugative element protein, which yields MSLLLARRRLRATAASLLLSAATSTFALDTATIVSSALSPDCLEYRVVGICYWLYCTPFGCSVRTSVKVRHYVPDAVVSSYSNTGENPWLEVRAMSMPNPTAKAGGDGTTNHDNENNLAKFKNADVIGHPAGLVFSQFASASGYTCEGAGTAFMPYLLSTLDTIAWRYNIPEAFYPEALIPGRREIGTRTGLNLWGNVYPRGGFLHQTDDHKSGAVVAQRAGDIVTRRNQIHVYQPLLANARDGYWPAGALMETDASTGKWQELTPTLSNSCVVFPHSRTRVQAQQGDYAWALWRPYSCCRRRGQVFLGSVDFM from the coding sequence ATGAGCCTCCTGCTGGCACGCCGGCGCCTGCGCGCCACCGCCGCCTCGCTGCTGCTGAGCGCGGCCACGTCGACGTTCGCCCTGGACACCGCCACCATCGTCTCGTCGGCGCTGTCCCCCGACTGCCTCGAATACCGCGTGGTCGGTATCTGCTACTGGCTGTACTGCACGCCCTTCGGCTGCTCGGTTCGCACCTCCGTCAAGGTGCGCCACTACGTCCCCGATGCGGTGGTGTCGAGCTACTCGAACACCGGCGAAAACCCGTGGCTGGAGGTCAGGGCGATGAGCATGCCCAACCCGACCGCCAAGGCTGGCGGTGACGGCACGACCAATCACGACAACGAGAACAACCTCGCCAAGTTCAAGAACGCCGATGTCATCGGCCATCCGGCCGGGCTGGTGTTCAGCCAGTTCGCCAGCGCCTCCGGCTACACCTGCGAAGGCGCTGGCACGGCCTTCATGCCGTATCTGCTGAGCACGCTCGACACGATCGCCTGGCGCTACAACATCCCGGAAGCGTTCTACCCCGAAGCGCTCATCCCCGGCCGGCGCGAAATCGGTACGCGCACCGGCCTGAACCTCTGGGGCAACGTGTATCCCCGCGGTGGCTTCCTGCACCAGACCGACGACCACAAGAGCGGCGCCGTGGTCGCGCAGCGCGCGGGCGACATCGTGACGCGCCGCAACCAGATTCACGTGTATCAGCCCCTGCTGGCCAACGCCCGCGACGGCTACTGGCCAGCCGGCGCGCTGATGGAGACCGACGCCTCGACGGGCAAGTGGCAGGAGCTGACGCCCACGCTCTCGAACAGTTGCGTGGTCTTCCCGCACAGCCGCACCCGCGTGCAGGCCCAGCAGGGCGACTACGCCTGGGC
- a CDS encoding TIGR03751 family conjugal transfer lipoprotein, which translates to MPRIWIDAAAVLLAATLLGGCATSKEKLLPHGDSTMLDIWHQETGGSAGGGQAARQLLDARQGLRRPLTEAAVQATPGMQARYTRTAQNEIYRQFHRLPNPDLVMYVFPHLAGTDPVPVPGYSTVFPLYQRVQYAMPGERVEDY; encoded by the coding sequence ATGCCTCGGATCTGGATTGACGCGGCCGCCGTGCTGCTGGCGGCCACCCTGCTCGGCGGCTGCGCTACCAGCAAGGAGAAGCTGCTGCCGCACGGCGACAGCACCATGCTCGACATCTGGCATCAGGAGACCGGCGGCAGCGCGGGCGGCGGCCAAGCCGCCCGGCAACTGCTCGATGCGCGCCAGGGCCTGCGCCGGCCGCTGACCGAGGCCGCTGTGCAGGCAACGCCCGGCATGCAGGCGCGCTACACCCGTACCGCGCAGAACGAGATTTACCGCCAGTTCCACCGCCTGCCGAACCCCGACCTGGTGATGTACGTATTCCCGCACCTGGCGGGCACCGACCCGGTGCCGGTGCCCGGCTACAGCACGGTGTTCCCGCTCTACCAGCGCGTGCAGTACGCGATGCCGGGCGAGCGCGTGGAGGACTACTGA
- a CDS encoding conjugative transfer ATPase, which yields MAWWSRKPGASPADAADATDDAWARHVTALAAQGVAEPGSALGRGRRRPATQADHDALYGVAPSFADLLPWVEYLPGSKCMLLEDGQSVAAFFELAPVGTEGREMAWLWQARDALENALQDSFDELDDNPWVVQLYAQDEADWDNYLRSLANYLQPRAQGSAFSDFYLRFFAHHLRAIAKPGGLFEDTTVTRLPWRGQIRRVRMVVYRRTSAAPASRRGQSPEQALTTICDRLVGGLANAGVKARRLGAADIHAWLLRWFNPNPTLLGATAEDRERFYALTRYPEEREEGEIELASGTDFAQRLFFGQPRSDVPNGLWFFDGMPHRVIVMDRLRTPPVTGHLTGETRKGGDAMNALFDQMPEDTVMCLTLVATPQDVLEAHLNHLARKAVGETLASEQTRQDVQQARGLIGSAHKLYRGALAFYLRGRDLAQLDARGLQLVNVMLNAGLQPVREEDEVAPLNSYLRWLPCVFDPAADKRQWYTQLMFAQHAANLAPVWGRSQGTGHPGITFFNRGGGPITFDPLNRLDRQMNAHLFLFGPTGSGKSATLNNILNQVTAIYRPRLFIVEAGNSFGLFGDFAARLGLTVHRVKLAPGAGVSLAPFADAWRLVDTPSQVQTLDADALDEDQTDAGMAVEGDEQRDVLGELEITARLMITGGEDKEEARMTRADRSLIRQCILDAAQRCVAEKRTVLTRDVREALRERARDATLPEMRRARLLEMADAMDMFCQGVDGEMFDRSGTPWPEADITIVDLATFAREGYNAQLSIAYISLINTVNNIAERDQFLGRPIINVTDEGHIITKNPLLAPYVVKITKMWRKLGAWFWLATQNLDDLPKAAEPMLNMIEWWICLSMPPDEVEKIARFRELNASQKALMLSARKEAGKFSEGVILSKSMEVLFRAVPPSLYLAMAMTEPEEKAERFQLMQQHGISELDAAFRVAEKIDRARGIEPLALDTLA from the coding sequence ATGGCCTGGTGGTCACGCAAGCCCGGCGCATCGCCTGCTGACGCCGCGGATGCGACCGATGATGCCTGGGCACGGCACGTAACGGCCTTGGCGGCACAGGGTGTCGCCGAGCCGGGCAGCGCGCTCGGCCGGGGCCGGCGCAGACCGGCCACCCAGGCCGACCACGATGCGCTCTATGGCGTCGCGCCGTCGTTCGCGGACTTGCTGCCCTGGGTCGAGTACCTGCCCGGCAGCAAGTGCATGTTGCTGGAAGACGGCCAGTCGGTGGCGGCCTTCTTCGAACTGGCGCCGGTCGGCACCGAGGGCCGCGAGATGGCCTGGCTATGGCAGGCGCGCGATGCGCTGGAGAACGCCCTGCAGGACTCCTTCGACGAGTTGGACGACAACCCTTGGGTGGTGCAGCTCTACGCCCAGGACGAGGCCGACTGGGACAACTATCTGCGCTCCCTGGCGAACTACCTGCAGCCGCGTGCGCAGGGCAGCGCGTTCAGCGACTTCTACCTGCGCTTCTTCGCCCATCACCTGCGGGCCATCGCCAAGCCGGGTGGCCTGTTCGAGGACACCACGGTGACGCGCCTGCCGTGGCGCGGCCAGATCCGGCGCGTGCGCATGGTGGTCTACCGCCGCACGTCCGCCGCCCCGGCCTCGCGGCGCGGCCAGTCGCCCGAGCAGGCGCTGACCACGATCTGCGACCGCCTCGTCGGCGGGCTGGCGAATGCCGGCGTGAAGGCCCGGCGTCTCGGCGCGGCGGACATCCACGCCTGGCTGCTGCGCTGGTTCAACCCGAACCCGACCTTGCTCGGCGCCACTGCCGAAGACCGGGAACGCTTCTACGCGCTGACCCGCTACCCGGAAGAGCGGGAGGAGGGCGAGATCGAACTCGCCAGCGGCACCGACTTCGCGCAGCGCCTGTTCTTCGGCCAGCCACGCTCGGACGTGCCGAACGGCCTGTGGTTCTTCGACGGCATGCCGCATCGGGTGATCGTGATGGATCGCCTGCGCACGCCACCCGTGACGGGCCATCTGACGGGCGAGACGCGCAAGGGCGGCGACGCCATGAACGCGCTGTTCGACCAGATGCCCGAGGACACGGTGATGTGCCTGACGCTGGTCGCCACGCCCCAGGACGTGCTGGAGGCACACCTCAACCACCTCGCCAGGAAGGCCGTCGGCGAGACCCTGGCCTCGGAGCAGACCCGGCAGGACGTGCAGCAGGCGCGCGGCCTGATCGGCAGTGCGCACAAGCTCTACCGCGGCGCGCTGGCGTTCTACCTGCGCGGCCGCGACCTGGCCCAGCTCGATGCGCGCGGCCTGCAGCTCGTCAACGTGATGCTCAACGCCGGCCTGCAGCCGGTGCGCGAGGAAGACGAGGTGGCGCCGCTGAACAGCTATCTGCGCTGGCTGCCGTGCGTGTTCGATCCGGCTGCCGACAAGCGCCAGTGGTACACCCAGCTCATGTTCGCGCAACATGCGGCGAACCTGGCGCCGGTCTGGGGCCGCAGCCAGGGCACGGGGCATCCGGGCATCACGTTCTTCAACCGCGGCGGCGGGCCGATCACCTTCGATCCGTTGAACCGCCTCGACCGGCAGATGAACGCGCATCTGTTCCTGTTCGGCCCCACGGGTTCGGGCAAGAGCGCGACGCTCAACAACATCCTGAATCAGGTGACGGCGATCTATCGGCCGCGCCTGTTCATCGTCGAGGCGGGCAACAGCTTCGGCCTGTTCGGCGACTTCGCCGCACGGCTGGGTCTCACCGTGCATCGGGTGAAGCTCGCGCCCGGCGCGGGCGTCAGTCTGGCTCCGTTCGCCGACGCCTGGCGCCTGGTCGATACGCCGAGCCAGGTACAGACGCTGGACGCTGATGCGCTCGACGAAGACCAGACCGATGCCGGCATGGCCGTGGAAGGCGATGAGCAGCGTGACGTGCTCGGCGAACTGGAGATCACTGCACGGCTGATGATCACCGGCGGCGAGGACAAGGAAGAAGCGCGCATGACGCGCGCCGACCGCAGCCTGATCCGCCAGTGCATCCTCGATGCGGCCCAGCGCTGCGTAGCGGAGAAGCGCACGGTACTGACCCGCGACGTGCGCGAGGCGCTGCGCGAGCGCGCCCGCGACGCCACGCTGCCTGAGATGCGGCGCGCACGGCTGCTGGAGATGGCCGACGCCATGGACATGTTCTGCCAAGGCGTGGACGGCGAGATGTTCGACCGGTCCGGCACGCCGTGGCCCGAGGCGGACATCACCATCGTGGATCTCGCCACCTTCGCGCGCGAGGGCTACAACGCCCAACTCTCGATTGCCTACATCTCGCTCATCAACACCGTCAACAACATCGCCGAGCGCGACCAGTTCCTGGGCCGCCCGATCATCAACGTGACGGACGAAGGCCACATCATCACGAAGAACCCGCTGCTCGCGCCCTACGTGGTCAAGATCACCAAGATGTGGCGCAAGCTCGGCGCCTGGTTCTGGCTCGCCACGCAGAACCTGGACGACCTGCCGAAAGCGGCCGAGCCCATGCTCAACATGATCGAGTGGTGGATCTGCCTGTCGATGCCGCCCGATGAAGTCGAGAAGATCGCGCGCTTCCGCGAACTCAACGCTTCGCAGAAGGCGCTGATGCTCTCGGCCCGCAAGGAGGCCGGCAAGTTCAGCGAGGGCGTCATCCTGTCCAAGTCGATGGAAGTGCTGTTCCGCGCCGTGCCGCCCAGCCTCTACCTGGCGATGGCGATGACCGAGCCCGAAGAGAAGGCCGAACGCTTCCAGTTGATGCAGCAGCACGGCATCAGCGAGCTGGACGCCGCCTTCCGCGTGGCCGAGAAGATCGACCGTGCGCGGGGCATCGAACCGCTGGCGCTGGATACGTTGGCCTGA